The Sulfitobacter sp. SK011 genome has a window encoding:
- the rpiA gene encoding ribose-5-phosphate isomerase RpiA, with product MAGELSPIDKAKFVAAKRAAQFVEDGMRVGLGTGSTAAWLVRCLGEMVRDDGLRIKGVPTSTRTAELARGVGIEVISLDEAKWLDLTIDGADEFDGDLNLIKGGGGALLQEKIVATASDQMVVIADIGKEVESLGAFPLPIEVIPFGWQTTQALVEETLISMDVLGRTSSLRMNGEVPFITDEGNHILDLHLRRIGNPRQLALVLNQMPGVVENGLFIDICDTVVIGYGDGRVEVRDINEGTVATERVDFVESDNLFSDLSD from the coding sequence ATGGCTGGAGAACTGTCGCCGATTGATAAGGCAAAATTTGTGGCCGCCAAACGCGCGGCGCAATTTGTTGAAGACGGCATGCGCGTAGGTCTGGGTACTGGCTCCACTGCGGCGTGGCTGGTGCGTTGTCTGGGCGAAATGGTCCGTGATGATGGCCTCAGGATCAAAGGCGTGCCAACGTCGACGCGCACTGCGGAACTGGCGCGCGGTGTGGGCATTGAGGTGATATCGCTGGATGAAGCGAAGTGGCTGGACCTGACCATTGACGGCGCGGACGAATTTGACGGTGACCTGAACCTGATCAAAGGCGGCGGTGGCGCGCTTTTGCAGGAAAAGATCGTGGCGACCGCAAGCGACCAAATGGTGGTGATTGCCGATATTGGCAAAGAGGTCGAAAGCCTTGGGGCATTTCCCCTGCCCATCGAAGTCATTCCGTTTGGCTGGCAAACCACGCAGGCGCTGGTTGAGGAAACATTGATCAGCATGGATGTGCTGGGGCGCACGTCGTCGCTGCGGATGAATGGCGAGGTGCCGTTTATCACCGATGAGGGCAATCATATCCTCGATCTGCACCTGAGGCGTATCGGCAATCCGCGGCAACTTGCGCTGGTGCTGAACCAGATGCCGGGGGTCGTGGAAAACGGGCTGTTTATCGACATTTGTGACACGGTTGTGATCGGCTATGGGGATGGCAGGGTCGAGGTGCGCGATATAAATGAGGGTACCGTGGCAACAGAGCGTGTAGATTTCGTTGAATCCGACAATCTGTTTTCCGATCTATCTGACTGA